In the Alkaliphilus flagellatus genome, one interval contains:
- a CDS encoding ABC transporter substrate-binding protein, translated as MNKKLFIMLSSVLICILTITACSGNTATLNADNGKKETIDTKDLANLKVGYIYTNHQTPLMIAASKGEELKDKGIYLKEVVTKQKYILMQDNTPISNIELVVNKSGSETMTMMAQGHLDLSLASNTAFITSRDQGNTVKMLCPVHTEGIGLVVDKDSTIGNWDDFSEFAKTSKEPVKVGFHSPTSAPLILFEAALTEAGISYTKNHEDLKADIMLVDLKGTSNLIPAMTSKQVEAWVGPSPYPELASTENVGKIALDMKHLPPEGKWHDFPCCVLGSSEKVLETYPKEVEKFVDLLTVAANYANDNPDQAAAITAEFTGVSLEAAKMSTIKYTTNPSKTWMSNMGITYDTLKNTNNLSGKLKDKNFEDSNAELFDLSFINKILKQ; from the coding sequence ATGAATAAAAAATTATTTATCATGTTATCTTCAGTACTTATATGTATTCTAACAATTACGGCCTGTAGTGGTAATACGGCTACATTAAATGCAGATAACGGTAAAAAAGAAACCATAGACACGAAAGATCTTGCTAATTTAAAAGTCGGATACATATATACAAATCACCAAACACCTTTGATGATAGCTGCAAGTAAAGGTGAAGAACTAAAAGATAAAGGTATATATTTAAAAGAAGTTGTAACAAAACAAAAGTACATATTAATGCAGGACAATACGCCTATAAGTAATATAGAACTTGTAGTAAATAAAAGTGGTTCTGAAACTATGACAATGATGGCTCAAGGTCATTTAGACCTTTCTTTGGCATCAAATACGGCCTTTATAACTTCAAGAGATCAAGGCAATACCGTTAAAATGCTTTGTCCAGTACATACGGAAGGAATTGGACTTGTTGTAGATAAAGATTCTACTATTGGAAACTGGGATGACTTTTCAGAGTTTGCTAAAACAAGTAAGGAACCGGTAAAAGTAGGTTTTCACTCTCCAACAAGTGCTCCCCTCATTTTATTTGAAGCAGCTTTAACAGAAGCTGGAATATCTTACACTAAAAACCACGAAGATTTAAAAGCAGATATAATGCTTGTCGACCTTAAAGGCACTAGCAACCTAATACCTGCAATGACTAGCAAACAAGTTGAAGCTTGGGTAGGACCATCTCCATATCCAGAACTAGCATCTACAGAAAATGTAGGTAAAATAGCACTAGATATGAAACATCTTCCACCAGAAGGAAAATGGCATGATTTTCCTTGTTGTGTACTTGGCTCTAGCGAAAAAGTATTAGAAACTTATCCAAAAGAGGTAGAAAAATTTGTAGATTTACTTACAGTAGCTGCCAATTATGCTAATGATAATCCAGACCAAGCAGCAGCTATAACTGCAGAATTTACAGGTGTATCATTAGAAGCTGCTAAGATGTCTACCATTAAGTATACTACTAATCCAAGTAAAACTTGGATGTCTAATATGGGTATAACCTATGATACATTAAAAAATACAAATAATTTGAGTGGTAAATTAAAGGATAAAAACTTTGAAGACTCGAATGCAGAATTATTCGATCTAAGTTTTATAAATAAAATCCTAAAACAGTAA
- the trhA gene encoding PAQR family membrane homeostasis protein TrhA — protein sequence MKDNLEKSILNKRYTVKEEIANGITHGIGVLFGIAALTILLFLSIKKGDVLSIVSFSIYGSCIILMYLSSTLYHSITNQNVKKILRVFDHSSIYLFIAGTYTPIALLTMEGYLRIGVLVVTWSIALFGIIFKITTYNKMDKFKKLSLALYLGMGWIAVFTVKPIIQMASLRFFIWILVGGLFYTLGTIFYSMKKVPYSHAVWHVFVLSASVIHFFGIFLYLT from the coding sequence ATGAAAGATAATCTTGAAAAGTCAATATTAAATAAAAGGTATACTGTAAAGGAAGAGATAGCCAATGGCATAACACATGGTATTGGTGTATTGTTTGGAATTGCAGCCTTAACTATTTTACTGTTTCTTTCAATAAAAAAGGGAGATGTTTTATCTATTGTTTCTTTTAGCATTTATGGTTCTTGTATAATATTAATGTACCTATCTTCAACACTTTATCACAGCATAACTAATCAAAATGTTAAAAAGATACTTAGAGTATTTGACCATTCTTCTATCTATTTATTTATTGCTGGAACTTATACACCAATTGCCTTGCTCACTATGGAAGGATATTTAAGGATTGGGGTTTTAGTAGTAACATGGTCAATAGCTTTATTTGGTATAATATTCAAAATAACTACCTATAATAAAATGGATAAATTTAAGAAGTTATCCCTAGCTTTATACTTAGGCATGGGTTGGATAGCAGTATTTACTGTAAAACCAATAATTCAGATGGCATCTTTAAGGTTTTTTATATGGATTTTAGTTGGAGGATTATTTTATACTTTAGGTACTATATTTTATAGTATGAAAAAAGTCCCATATAGCCACGCAGTTTGGCATGTATTTGTTTTAAGTGCTAGTGTGATTCACTTTTTTGGTATATTCTTATATTTGACATAG
- a CDS encoding tryptophan transporter, producing MKLRNNIFTALLLAIGFILHQITPGIFGGMKFDFLLSFIFISLLINDTFKNTILTALLGGLLSAMTTTFPGGQLPNIIDKLITCIVLFFVIKYLRRFNLNSLLVGFISSLGTFISGTVFLLSALLITGLPVSFRILLTTVVLPTILVNAVVTVFIYQIVRHAMKVSKINL from the coding sequence ATGAAATTACGAAACAATATTTTTACAGCATTACTATTGGCCATCGGGTTTATTTTGCACCAAATAACCCCTGGAATATTCGGAGGAATGAAGTTTGATTTTCTACTATCTTTTATTTTTATTTCTTTATTAATAAACGATACTTTTAAGAATACTATATTAACAGCACTATTAGGTGGCTTACTGTCTGCAATGACCACTACATTTCCTGGGGGACAACTCCCTAACATAATCGACAAGTTAATTACTTGCATTGTACTATTTTTTGTTATTAAGTACCTTCGTAGGTTTAATCTTAACTCTTTATTAGTTGGCTTTATTAGTAGTTTAGGCACATTCATTAGTGGAACAGTATTTTTACTCTCTGCTCTTTTAATTACAGGATTACCCGTATCCTTTAGAATATTATTGACAACTGTAGTTCTTCCTACAATACTAGTAAACGCAGTTGTTACAGTATTTATTTATCAAATAGTTAGACATGCAATGAAAGTATCGAAAATAAATCTCTAA
- the accB gene encoding acetyl-CoA carboxylase biotin carboxyl carrier protein translates to MDIKDIKELIITIDKTSIEEVKIEKSDIKIMISKRSDSEGRNETKTIIDNLETKNIETKVINNEKDKSKSECCSEDSMEVLADDENTFIVKSPIVGTFYEAASPDSAPFVKIGDKVEKDQTLCIIEAMKIMNEIECEAEGQVVEIFVADEDIVEYGQPLMKIRR, encoded by the coding sequence ATGGATATAAAAGATATTAAAGAGTTGATTATTACAATAGATAAAACAAGTATAGAAGAAGTAAAAATAGAGAAAAGTGATATCAAAATAATGATATCAAAACGATCAGATAGTGAAGGCAGGAACGAAACGAAAACAATTATAGACAATTTAGAAACCAAGAATATAGAAACAAAAGTAATTAATAATGAGAAGGACAAGTCCAAAAGTGAATGTTGTAGTGAAGACTCTATGGAAGTATTAGCTGATGATGAAAATACTTTTATAGTAAAGTCACCTATAGTAGGTACATTTTATGAAGCAGCAAGTCCAGATTCTGCTCCTTTCGTAAAAATAGGAGATAAGGTAGAAAAGGATCAAACGTTATGTATAATCGAAGCTATGAAAATAATGAATGAAATAGAGTGTGAGGCAGAAGGTCAGGTTGTTGAAATATTTGTAGCTGATGAAGATATAGTTGAGTACGGTCAGCCTTTAATGAAAATTAGGAGGTAG
- a CDS encoding acetyl-CoA carboxylase biotin carboxylase subunit encodes MFNKILIANRGEIAIRIIRACKEMGIKTVAVYSKIDEESVHVHMADEAICIGPAQSRKSYLNIDNIITAALLTESEAIHPGYGFLSEDSRLVDACISNGIKFIGPYKEHIEKMGNKLEARKTMIEAGVHVVPGSENSTNKAEEALKIAKEIGFPVMVKAASGGGGRGMRIVHTKEEFVDKFNMAKSEASIAFNDDSMYVEKFIENPRHIEFQILADSYGDIIHLGERDCSIQRRNQKVLEEAPCIVINHELRNKMGEMALRAAKAVGYVSAGTIEFLLDKYNNFYFIEMNTRIQVEHPITEMITGIDLIKEQIKIGYGEKLYITQDQIKINGHAIECRINAEDATENFRPSPGQIEGYFAPGGYGVRVDSHIYNGYTIPPTYDSMIGKLIVWGKDRNEAISRMKRALDEIVVTGVKTNIDFQKQILDNESFLINNIDTSFIEREIFNNK; translated from the coding sequence ATGTTTAATAAAATACTTATTGCTAACAGAGGTGAAATAGCAATTAGAATCATTAGAGCTTGTAAAGAAATGGGAATAAAAACAGTAGCAGTATATTCTAAAATAGATGAGGAATCAGTTCACGTGCATATGGCAGATGAAGCTATTTGTATAGGACCTGCACAGTCAAGAAAAAGCTATTTAAATATAGATAATATAATAACTGCGGCTTTGCTTACAGAGTCTGAAGCTATACACCCTGGCTATGGGTTTCTTTCAGAAGATTCCAGATTAGTAGATGCATGTATATCAAATGGTATAAAGTTTATTGGACCTTATAAAGAGCATATAGAGAAGATGGGAAACAAATTAGAGGCTAGAAAGACAATGATAGAAGCAGGAGTTCATGTTGTACCAGGGTCAGAAAATTCTACAAACAAAGCAGAAGAAGCACTTAAAATAGCTAAAGAAATTGGTTTTCCAGTTATGGTTAAGGCTGCTAGTGGTGGTGGTGGAAGAGGAATGAGAATAGTCCATACAAAAGAAGAGTTTGTTGATAAGTTTAATATGGCTAAATCTGAAGCTAGTATAGCATTTAATGATGACTCTATGTATGTAGAAAAGTTCATAGAAAATCCTAGACATATAGAATTTCAAATATTAGCTGATTCTTATGGTGATATTATTCATCTAGGAGAAAGAGACTGTTCTATTCAAAGAAGGAACCAAAAAGTTTTAGAAGAAGCGCCATGTATAGTTATTAATCATGAGTTAAGAAATAAAATGGGGGAGATGGCTCTTCGTGCAGCTAAAGCTGTAGGATATGTAAGTGCTGGAACTATAGAATTTTTATTAGATAAATATAATAATTTTTACTTTATAGAGATGAACACAAGAATACAGGTAGAACATCCAATTACAGAAATGATAACTGGTATAGATTTAATAAAAGAGCAGATAAAAATAGGATACGGAGAAAAGCTATATATTACACAAGATCAAATTAAAATAAATGGTCATGCTATTGAATGTAGAATAAATGCTGAAGATGCTACTGAAAACTTTAGACCTTCTCCAGGGCAAATAGAAGGATATTTTGCTCCTGGAGGCTATGGTGTTAGGGTAGATAGCCATATTTATAATGGATATACTATTCCCCCTACTTATGATTCTATGATTGGAAAGCTTATAGTATGGGGAAAAGATAGAAATGAAGCTATTAGTAGAATGAAGAGAGCTTTAGATGAAATAGTAGTTACTGGAGTAAAAACAAATATTGATTTTCAAAAGCAGATATTAGACAATGAAAGCTTTTTAATAAATAATATAGACACTTCATTTATAGAAAGAGAAATATTTAATAACAAGTAA
- the accD gene encoding acetyl-CoA carboxylase, carboxyltransferase subunit beta translates to MLKDLFGKKKYATLTLYKDENNEIKTSTISSATNNSNEVQSISKQTVNISNQSKQPRMSARERIKMVIDEGTFIEYDADLIAANPLNFPNYTEKVTQAMENSNENEAVITGEGKIKGEDCIICVMNPNFMMGSMGSVVGEKITRAIEKAIEKRVSIIIFSASGGARMQEGILSLMQMAKTSAALGRLSEEGLLYISVLTDPTTGGVTASFAMLGDIIIAEPGALIGFAGPRVIEQTIRQKLPEGVQRAELLQEKGFIDKIVNRKDMKTFLAEVLKIHAPGGEASA, encoded by the coding sequence ATGCTTAAAGACCTCTTTGGTAAAAAGAAATATGCAACCTTAACTTTATATAAAGATGAGAATAACGAAATAAAAACTTCAACTATAAGTAGTGCTACCAATAATTCTAATGAGGTACAAAGTATTTCTAAACAAACTGTGAACATTTCTAATCAAAGTAAACAGCCTAGAATGAGTGCTAGAGAAAGAATAAAAATGGTAATAGATGAAGGCACATTTATAGAATATGATGCAGATTTAATAGCAGCTAACCCGTTAAATTTTCCAAATTATACTGAAAAGGTTACACAAGCAATGGAAAATTCAAATGAAAATGAAGCTGTAATTACTGGTGAAGGGAAAATAAAGGGAGAAGATTGTATTATATGTGTTATGAATCCTAATTTTATGATGGGAAGTATGGGTTCAGTAGTAGGAGAAAAAATTACTAGAGCTATAGAGAAAGCAATTGAAAAAAGAGTTTCTATCATTATTTTTTCAGCATCTGGAGGAGCAAGAATGCAGGAAGGGATTTTATCCTTAATGCAAATGGCTAAAACATCAGCAGCTCTAGGTAGATTATCTGAAGAAGGACTATTATATATATCTGTTCTAACAGACCCAACAACAGGTGGGGTTACTGCTAGCTTTGCTATGTTAGGAGATATAATTATTGCAGAACCAGGAGCACTAATTGGATTTGCAGGACCTAGAGTTATAGAACAAACTATTAGACAGAAGCTTCCTGAAGGGGTCCAAAGGGCAGAGCTTTTACAAGAAAAAGGGTTTATTGATAAGATTGTAAACAGAAAAGATATGAAGACTTTCTTAGCTGAAGTACTAAAAATTCATGCACCAGGTGGTGAAGCAAGTGCATAA
- a CDS encoding acetyl-CoA carboxylase carboxyltransferase subunit alpha has translation MHNILEFEKPIIELENKITEFNNFAKENNVDLDNEIDILYKKLETMKKEVYEKLNPSEKVKIARLQERPTSLDYINKLISDFIEFHGDRLYGDDSSIVGGIGKFEGIPVTVIGHQKGKDTKENIKRNFGMPHPEGYRKALRLMKQAEKFKRPIITFIDTPGAYCGLGAEERGQGEAIAVNLIEMSKLRTPIIAIVIGEGGSGGALAIGVADRVAMLENSIYSVISPEGLSSILWKDSSLAQKAADIMKLTAQDVLSLNIIDGIIKESLGGAHKDVDFTAYNIKEYLLNELKLIMKLDTLELLDKRYEKVRRIGVWG, from the coding sequence GTGCATAATATTTTAGAATTTGAAAAGCCAATTATTGAACTTGAAAATAAGATTACTGAATTTAATAATTTTGCTAAGGAAAATAATGTAGATTTAGATAATGAGATAGATATATTGTATAAAAAATTAGAAACAATGAAAAAGGAAGTTTATGAAAAACTAAATCCTTCCGAAAAAGTTAAAATTGCACGACTTCAAGAAAGGCCTACTTCATTGGATTATATTAATAAGTTAATATCAGACTTTATAGAGTTTCATGGAGATAGGCTTTATGGAGATGATAGCTCAATAGTAGGAGGAATAGGTAAGTTTGAGGGTATACCTGTTACAGTAATAGGCCATCAAAAAGGAAAGGATACAAAGGAGAATATTAAAAGAAACTTTGGTATGCCTCATCCAGAAGGATATAGAAAAGCTCTAAGATTAATGAAACAGGCAGAAAAGTTTAAAAGACCTATTATAACTTTTATAGATACACCTGGAGCTTACTGTGGACTAGGTGCAGAAGAAAGAGGGCAGGGAGAGGCAATAGCTGTAAATCTTATTGAAATGAGTAAACTAAGAACTCCTATTATAGCAATAGTTATAGGAGAAGGAGGAAGTGGTGGAGCTCTAGCCATTGGTGTTGCAGATAGAGTAGCTATGCTAGAAAACTCTATATACTCAGTAATATCACCAGAAGGGCTTTCTAGTATATTGTGGAAGGACTCTAGCCTTGCTCAAAAGGCGGCAGATATTATGAAACTAACAGCTCAGGATGTATTGTCACTAAATATAATAGATGGAATTATAAAAGAATCTTTAGGTGGAGCACATAAAGATGTAGATTTTACAGCATACAATATAAAGGAATATTTATTAAATGAGTTAAAACTTATTATGAAGCTAGATACATTGGAATTACTAGATAAAAGATATGAAAAGGTTAGAAGGATAGGAGTTTGGGGGTAA
- a CDS encoding ABC transporter permease yields MITTKKNDMAFIIIFTLIYLLSYLFLTYVEEQNKFYILANNLYTKNHISFTSKEDYSELDKLLPIDSYRLFLEYNDTYRLMLKNEGNWKPPMVSGNFFTETEKVNKAVVGKEMTEFINEYNGKQYISLLGEDFEVSGIIGESFPTPADYIVLLYRPNYTPLESGMKIVLDSDKKSILNNATKQIRNSETLILLESSQKGLHRTANVPFVYTLIIFEFYILCIISIVVFLRYWYEKINKTIVTLYLLGISKCKIKRQIFAKVACNIIISAFISMIVFFIYNFNYAILINQLITIFVVSFVAMVTLWMNMWRDNAILRRR; encoded by the coding sequence ATGATAACGACTAAAAAGAATGATATGGCGTTCATTATTATTTTTACATTGATTTATTTATTAAGTTATCTTTTTCTAACATATGTAGAAGAGCAAAACAAATTTTATATATTAGCTAATAATCTTTATACAAAAAATCATATATCATTTACGAGTAAAGAGGATTATAGTGAGCTAGACAAATTACTACCGATAGATTCTTACAGACTTTTTTTAGAATATAACGATACATACAGGTTGATGTTAAAAAATGAGGGAAATTGGAAACCACCAATGGTATCTGGTAATTTTTTTACTGAAACAGAAAAAGTAAATAAAGCTGTTGTTGGAAAGGAAATGACAGAATTTATTAATGAATATAATGGAAAACAATATATATCATTGCTAGGAGAAGATTTCGAAGTAAGTGGAATTATAGGAGAATCATTCCCTACTCCGGCAGATTATATCGTATTATTGTACAGACCTAATTATACTCCTTTAGAATCTGGGATGAAAATAGTACTAGATAGTGACAAAAAGTCTATATTAAATAATGCTACAAAACAAATTAGAAATTCAGAAACATTAATTTTATTAGAAAGCTCTCAAAAAGGACTACATAGAACAGCGAATGTACCATTTGTATACACTTTAATAATTTTTGAATTCTATATACTTTGTATAATAAGTATCGTGGTTTTCTTAAGATATTGGTATGAAAAAATAAATAAAACCATTGTCACCTTATATCTCTTAGGTATATCAAAATGTAAAATTAAGAGGCAAATATTCGCTAAAGTAGCATGTAATATAATTATTTCAGCATTTATATCCATGATTGTATTTTTTATTTACAATTTTAATTATGCAATCTTAATAAATCAACTCATAACAATTTTTGTAGTTAGTTTTGTAGCAATGGTTACCTTATGGATGAATATGTGGCGAGATAATGCGATTTTAAGGAGGCGTTAA
- a CDS encoding ABC transporter permease family protein, producing MISELRFYLKKYKLLAFFFYVQTTLFFLMIGTFIIFMDQLNYESKSLQNIYEGKAIYQLLDNYYEGSKYAEFTSQPDYLIRLKKYYTELNTAEDFQYLAMFNHHILLKDEDIHPRFIYNYEQGKQAYQRELENEEFITIKSFQLNKQVIDFFDLNVTEGILLDEEHFKYSSEVMPVLLGSSYREFYEVGDEINIIYYFKSIPVKVIGFLEENSKVYFENQPEFYLDNYILLPYIEYNDPLTGVDEKFQQINYFARINGYVVTDDNPIATQSLFPKIDAIANKASISYSYIGMNPHFHQYRGLMTVLIENKVLVQSIFIFSSVLYFIIINIILLLQQKRRLSFFAIHFINGATKFKLVKMLWAEIGTSLFAGYITSCIIFSQILIIGNLRVYLYLLLTCITMIIISTLFPAYKLLTKPFDFHNEDKGENL from the coding sequence ATGATAAGTGAATTAAGATTTTATTTAAAAAAATATAAATTACTAGCCTTCTTTTTTTATGTCCAGACAACATTATTTTTTTTAATGATTGGAACTTTTATAATTTTTATGGATCAATTAAACTACGAAAGCAAAAGTTTACAGAACATTTATGAAGGAAAGGCGATTTACCAACTGCTTGATAATTATTACGAAGGAAGTAAGTACGCAGAGTTTACTAGCCAGCCAGACTATTTAATTAGGCTGAAAAAATATTATACTGAACTTAATACGGCAGAGGATTTTCAATATCTTGCAATGTTTAATCACCATATTTTATTAAAAGATGAAGATATACATCCTAGATTTATTTATAACTATGAGCAAGGTAAACAGGCATACCAGAGAGAATTAGAAAATGAGGAGTTTATAACTATAAAATCATTTCAGCTTAATAAGCAAGTAATAGATTTTTTTGATTTAAATGTAACTGAAGGAATCCTATTGGATGAAGAACATTTTAAATATTCATCTGAGGTAATGCCAGTTTTATTAGGATCTTCTTACAGAGAGTTCTACGAAGTAGGGGACGAAATTAATATCATATATTATTTTAAGTCGATACCTGTTAAAGTTATAGGCTTTTTAGAGGAGAATAGTAAGGTTTATTTTGAAAATCAACCTGAATTTTATTTGGACAATTATATTCTACTACCTTATATAGAATATAATGATCCGTTAACAGGAGTCGACGAGAAGTTTCAACAAATCAACTACTTCGCTAGGATTAATGGATATGTTGTTACAGATGATAATCCAATAGCAACTCAAAGCTTATTCCCCAAAATAGATGCAATAGCGAATAAGGCTTCCATAAGTTACTCTTACATAGGAATGAATCCGCATTTTCACCAGTATAGAGGTTTAATGACAGTATTAATTGAGAATAAGGTATTGGTACAATCTATATTTATTTTTTCATCAGTTTTGTATTTTATTATTATAAATATAATTTTACTGTTGCAACAAAAAAGAAGATTATCATTTTTTGCGATACACTTTATTAATGGTGCAACAAAATTTAAATTAGTAAAAATGTTATGGGCTGAAATTGGTACTAGCCTATTTGCTGGATACATAACAAGTTGTATAATTTTTAGTCAAATACTAATAATAGGCAATTTAAGAGTTTATTTATACTTATTATTGACTTGCATTACTATGATAATTATATCTACGCTATTTCCTGCTTATAAGTTATTAACAAAGCCATTTGATTTTCATAATGAAGATAAAGGAGAAAATTTATAA
- a CDS encoding ABC transporter ATP-binding protein: MILELRGIKKSFRNGMKYQSILEDLDIKIYEGDSIAIKGKSGCGKSTLLHILAGLITSDAGEILFKGMNLSQLSEEDQANYRRKNVGYITQNFHLLDDRNVYDNIALPLQYLEFNKIQIKEKVEKVSHDLEIEHIIKRDITTLSGGERQRVAIARAIIKEPAILLADEPTGSLDDKTEESIMEIFKNLNEKGMTLAIVTHDNSVSSYCKQVYELKNKKLYSVIY; this comes from the coding sequence ATGATACTAGAGTTAAGAGGGATAAAAAAATCTTTTAGAAATGGAATGAAGTATCAAAGTATTTTGGAGGATTTGGATATTAAAATATATGAAGGCGACTCAATTGCTATTAAGGGGAAAAGCGGTTGTGGGAAATCAACATTACTACATATTCTAGCAGGACTAATAACATCTGATGCAGGTGAAATTTTGTTTAAGGGAATGAATCTATCTCAATTATCTGAAGAGGATCAAGCAAATTATCGTAGAAAAAATGTTGGTTATATAACACAAAATTTTCATTTATTAGATGATAGAAACGTTTATGATAATATTGCATTGCCCCTGCAGTATCTTGAATTTAATAAAATTCAAATAAAGGAAAAGGTTGAAAAAGTATCGCATGATTTAGAAATAGAGCATATCATAAAGAGGGATATAACTACTTTATCAGGAGGCGAGCGTCAAAGGGTAGCCATTGCACGTGCAATAATAAAAGAACCAGCGATACTTCTTGCGGATGAACCGACTGGGTCGCTAGATGATAAGACTGAAGAAAGTATCATGGAAATTTTCAAAAATCTAAATGAAAAAGGAATGACATTAGCCATTGTAACACATGATAATTCGGTTTCGAGCTATTGTAAGCAGGTGTATGAATTGAAAAATAAAAAACTATATTCTGTTATTTATTAA
- a CDS encoding MerR family transcriptional regulator — protein sequence MNVYKTSEVAHIIGIHPNTVRLYEKLGLIPKAKRQANSYRVFTDFHIEQFKLARTALQVEVLQNGLRKKAIDIIKTSAIGDFDKAICLTKDYLLHIQKERSNAEEAIVIAKQLLTGNKEEDLKVCFKRKETADYLQISMDTLRNWEMNGLLTVKRKENGYRVYTGADIRCLKIIRSLRCANYSLSAILRMLGALSHNPQADIRKAIDTPKEDDNIISVCDKLLTSLLYAEQNAQEMQLHIEKMKKQFNSNPPL from the coding sequence TTGAATGTTTATAAAACATCAGAAGTTGCGCATATAATCGGCATACACCCAAATACAGTTCGACTTTATGAAAAACTTGGGCTGATACCCAAAGCCAAGCGGCAGGCAAATAGCTATCGGGTATTTACCGATTTTCATATTGAACAATTCAAACTCGCAAGAACTGCTTTGCAAGTGGAAGTACTGCAAAATGGTTTGCGGAAAAAAGCCATTGATATTATTAAAACATCGGCGATCGGAGACTTTGATAAAGCCATTTGTCTTACCAAGGATTATTTGCTTCATATTCAAAAAGAGCGAAGTAATGCGGAGGAAGCTATAGTAATTGCAAAGCAATTACTGACTGGTAATAAGGAAGAAGATCTAAAAGTATGTTTTAAACGAAAAGAAACTGCTGATTACCTGCAAATTTCAATGGATACATTGAGAAATTGGGAAATGAATGGGCTATTGACTGTCAAGAGAAAAGAAAATGGCTATCGGGTATATACTGGTGCTGATATTAGATGTTTGAAAATTATTCGTTCCTTACGCTGCGCAAATTACTCTCTTTCGGCTATTCTTCGGATGTTAGGTGCTTTATCTCATAATCCGCAAGCAGATATACGAAAAGCCATAGACACTCCGAAAGAAGATGATAATATTATTTCTGTATGTGATAAGTTGCTAACGTCTCTGCTATACGCCGAGCAAAATGCTCAAGAGATGCAATTGCATATTGAAAAGATGAAAAAACAATTTAATTCAAACCCTCCACTATAA
- a CDS encoding ABC transporter ATP-binding protein gives METTIKVEKLCKSYTGIQAIEDVDIAVARGEVFGLLGANGAGKTTTIECILGTKKQDSGTVSILGMNPQADRKKLFEKVGVQFQEANYQDKITVDELCQVIQSLYKAPSNYENLLKQFGLMEKHKSPVSELSGGQKQRLFIILALIPNPEVVFLDELTTGLDAKARRDVWKCLSELKSKGMTILLTSHFMDEVEALCDRICILKKGQMIFNGTVQEAIASSSCEKFEDAYLWFTEEENRNESI, from the coding sequence ATGGAAACAACAATTAAAGTAGAAAAATTATGCAAGTCATACACTGGTATTCAAGCAATTGAAGATGTAGATATTGCAGTTGCTCGTGGTGAAGTGTTCGGCTTGTTAGGTGCTAATGGTGCAGGGAAAACTACTACCATTGAGTGTATTTTAGGCACCAAAAAGCAAGACAGTGGAACTGTATCGATTCTAGGGATGAATCCACAAGCAGACCGCAAAAAGTTATTTGAGAAGGTCGGTGTGCAATTTCAAGAAGCAAATTACCAAGACAAGATAACGGTGGACGAGCTGTGTCAAGTTATACAGTCTCTTTACAAAGCTCCATCAAATTATGAGAACTTACTAAAGCAATTTGGACTTATGGAAAAACACAAAAGTCCAGTGAGTGAACTTTCCGGTGGTCAAAAACAACGACTGTTTATCATCCTTGCTTTAATCCCTAATCCCGAAGTCGTGTTTTTGGATGAACTGACAACAGGGCTTGATGCAAAAGCAAGACGAGATGTATGGAAATGCCTTTCTGAACTGAAAAGCAAAGGGATGACAATCCTTTTGACTTCTCATTTTATGGATGAAGTCGAAGCCTTGTGTGATAGGATTTGCATTCTCAAAAAAGGGCAAATGATATTCAATGGAACCGTACAGGAAGCAATTGCATCCAGCTCCTGTGAAAAATTTGAGGATGCTTATCTTTGGTTCACAGAGGAGGAAAATAGAAATGAAAGCATTTAG